Proteins from a genomic interval of Enterococcus faecium:
- the tuf gene encoding elongation factor Tu, translating to MAKEKFDRSKPHVNIGTIGHVDHGKTTLTAAITTVLSKKNGGQAMAYDQIDGAPEERERGITISTAHVEYETDTRHYAHVDCPGHADYVKNMITGAAQMDGAILVVSAADGPMPQTREHILLSRQVGVPYIVVFLNKVDMVDDEELLELVEMEVRDLLTEYEFPGDDVPVVAGSALKALEGDASYEEKILELMAAVDEYIPTPERDNDKPFMMPVEDVFSITGRGTVATGRVERGQVRVGDEVEVVGIAEETSKTTVTGVEMFRKLLDYAEAGDNIGALLRGVAREDIQRGQVLAKPGTITPHTKFSAEVYVLTKEEGGRHTPFFTNYRPQFYFRTTDVTGVVELPEGTEMVMPGDNVTMEVELIHPIAIENGTKFSIREGGRTVGAGVVTEIKA from the coding sequence ATGGCAAAAGAAAAATTTGACCGTTCTAAACCACACGTTAACATTGGTACTATCGGACACGTTGACCATGGTAAAACTACATTAACAGCTGCAATCACAACTGTACTATCTAAGAAAAACGGCGGCCAAGCTATGGCTTACGATCAAATCGATGGTGCTCCAGAAGAACGCGAACGCGGAATCACAATCTCAACAGCTCACGTTGAGTATGAAACAGATACACGCCACTACGCTCACGTTGACTGCCCAGGACACGCGGATTACGTTAAAAACATGATCACTGGTGCTGCTCAAATGGACGGAGCTATCTTGGTAGTTTCTGCTGCTGACGGCCCAATGCCTCAAACTCGTGAACACATCCTATTGTCTCGTCAAGTTGGTGTTCCTTACATCGTTGTATTCTTGAACAAAGTAGACATGGTTGATGACGAAGAATTACTAGAATTAGTTGAAATGGAAGTTCGTGACCTATTAACAGAATACGAATTCCCTGGTGACGATGTTCCTGTAGTTGCTGGATCAGCTTTGAAAGCTCTAGAAGGCGACGCTTCATACGAAGAAAAAATTCTTGAATTAATGGCTGCAGTTGACGAATACATCCCAACTCCAGAACGTGACAACGACAAACCATTCATGATGCCAGTTGAAGACGTGTTCTCAATTACTGGACGTGGTACTGTTGCTACAGGTCGTGTTGAACGTGGACAAGTTCGCGTTGGTGACGAAGTTGAAGTTGTTGGTATTGCTGAAGAAACTTCAAAAACAACAGTTACTGGTGTTGAAATGTTCCGTAAATTGTTAGACTACGCTGAAGCTGGAGACAACATTGGTGCTTTACTACGTGGTGTTGCACGTGAAGACATCCAACGTGGACAAGTTTTAGCTAAACCAGGTACAATCACACCTCATACAAAATTCTCTGCAGAAGTATACGTGTTGACAAAAGAAGAAGGTGGACGTCATACTCCATTCTTCACTAACTACCGTCCACAATTCTACTTCCGTACAACTGACGTAACAGGTGTTGTTGAATTACCAGAAGGAACTGAAATGGTTATGCCTGGCGACAACGTAACAATGGAAGTTGAATTAATCCACCCAATCGCTATCGAAAACGGTACTAAATTCTCAATCCGTGAAGGCGGACGTACAGTTGGTGCCGGTGTCGTTACAGAAATCAAAGCTTAA
- the rpsJ gene encoding 30S ribosomal protein S10 produces the protein MAKQKIRIRLKAYEHRILDQSADKIVETAKRTGASVSGPIPLPTERSLYTIIRATHKYKDSREQFEMRTHKRLIDIVNPTPKTVDALMKLDLPSGVNIEIKL, from the coding sequence ATGGCAAAACAAAAAATTCGTATCCGTTTAAAAGCGTATGAACACCGTATTTTAGATCAATCAGCGGATAAAATCGTGGAAACTGCAAAAAGAACTGGAGCTAGCGTGTCTGGTCCAATTCCATTACCAACTGAACGCAGTCTTTACACAATCATCCGTGCGACTCATAAATACAAAGATTCACGCGAACAATTCGAAATGCGTACACACAAACGTCTTATCGACATTGTGAACCCAACACCAAAAACTGTTGATGCTTTGATGAAGCTAGACTTACCATCTGGTGTAAACATCGAAATCAAATTATAA
- the rplC gene encoding 50S ribosomal protein L3, giving the protein MTKGILGKKVGMTQIFTESGELIPVTVVEATPNVVLQVKTMETDGYEAIQVGYQDMREVLSNKPAKGHVAKANTAPKRFIREFKNVELGEYEVGKEITVDVFQAGDIIDVTGTTKGKGFQGVIKRHGQSRGPMAHGSRYHRRPGSMGPVAPNRVFKNKRLAGRMGGNRVTIQNLEVVRVDAERNVILIKGNVPGAKKSLITIKSAVKAK; this is encoded by the coding sequence ATGACCAAAGGAATCTTAGGGAAAAAAGTGGGAATGACACAAATCTTCACTGAATCTGGTGAATTAATTCCAGTAACTGTTGTAGAAGCTACTCCAAACGTAGTACTACAAGTGAAAACAATGGAAACGGATGGCTACGAAGCTATTCAAGTTGGTTACCAAGATATGCGTGAAGTTTTATCAAACAAACCTGCGAAAGGTCATGTTGCAAAAGCAAACACGGCTCCTAAGCGCTTCATTCGTGAATTCAAAAATGTTGAGCTAGGAGAATATGAAGTAGGAAAAGAAATTACAGTAGATGTTTTCCAAGCAGGAGACATTATTGATGTAACAGGTACTACGAAAGGTAAAGGATTCCAAGGGGTTATCAAACGCCACGGACAAAGCCGCGGACCAATGGCTCACGGTTCTCGTTACCATCGTCGTCCTGGGTCAATGGGTCCAGTTGCACCTAACCGTGTATTTAAAAACAAACGTCTTGCTGGCCGTATGGGTGGCAACCGCGTAACTATCCAAAACTTGGAAGTTGTACGTGTCGATGCAGAAAGAAATGTTATCTTGATCAAAGGTAATGTTCCTGGAGCTAAAAAATCTTTAATTACTATCAAATCAGCTGTGAAAGCTAAATAA
- the rplD gene encoding 50S ribosomal protein L4, with protein sequence MPNVALFKQDGSQNGEITLNEEIFGIEPNESVVYDAIVMQRASLRQGTHAVKNRSAVRGGGRKPWRQKGTGRARQGSIRSPQWRGGGVVFGPTPRSYSYKLPKKVRRLAMKSVLSEKVAENNLVAIEGLNFDAPKTKEFKQVLANLSIDSKVLVVLEKGNDFAALSARNLPNVSVVTSDNVSVLDVVSNTKVLATQTALTQIEEVLA encoded by the coding sequence ATGCCGAATGTAGCATTATTCAAACAAGATGGAAGCCAAAACGGTGAAATCACACTTAACGAAGAAATCTTCGGAATTGAACCTAATGAAAGTGTTGTTTACGATGCAATCGTAATGCAACGTGCGTCATTAAGACAAGGAACACACGCGGTTAAAAACCGTAGCGCTGTTCGCGGCGGCGGACGTAAACCATGGCGTCAAAAAGGAACAGGTCGTGCACGTCAAGGATCTATCCGCTCACCACAATGGCGTGGAGGTGGCGTAGTCTTTGGACCAACACCACGTTCTTACAGCTACAAACTTCCTAAAAAAGTTCGTCGTTTAGCAATGAAATCTGTATTGTCAGAAAAAGTTGCTGAAAACAACTTGGTAGCAATCGAAGGCTTGAACTTCGACGCACCAAAAACAAAAGAATTCAAACAAGTTCTTGCTAACTTATCTATCGACTCTAAAGTATTGGTTGTTCTAGAAAAAGGTAACGACTTTGCTGCTTTATCAGCACGTAACTTACCAAACGTTTCTGTAGTAACTTCTGATAATGTGAGTGTGCTAGACGTTGTATCAAATACAAAAGTGTTAGCAACACAAACTGCTCTTACTCAAATTGAGGAGGTGCTTGCATAA
- the rplW gene encoding 50S ribosomal protein L23 gives MNLLDVIKRPVITEKSMLAMDDKKYTFEVDTRANKTLVKQAVEAAFDVKVKNVNIVNVRAKFKRMGKYAGYTKKRRKAIVTLTEDSKEIQLFEAAE, from the coding sequence ATGAACTTACTAGACGTAATCAAACGCCCAGTGATCACTGAAAAATCAATGCTTGCCATGGATGACAAGAAATACACTTTTGAAGTGGACACTCGCGCAAACAAAACTTTAGTAAAACAAGCGGTAGAAGCTGCTTTTGACGTTAAAGTCAAAAACGTGAACATCGTGAACGTACGTGCGAAATTCAAACGTATGGGCAAATATGCAGGATATACAAAAAAACGTCGCAAAGCGATCGTTACATTGACTGAAGATTCAAAAGAAATCCAATTATTCGAAGCTGCTGAATAA
- the rplB gene encoding 50S ribosomal protein L2, translating to MAIKKYKPTSNGRRNMTGSDFAEITTSTPEKSLLQPLKNHAGRNNNGRITVRHQGGGHKRQYRVIDFKRNKDNVVATVQTIEYDPNRSANIALVHYEDGVKAYILAPKGLEVGMKLVSGPEADIKVGNALPLENIPVGTVIHNIEMKPGKGGQLIRSAGTSAQVLGKEGKYVLIRLNSGEVRMILAACRATIGSVGNEQHELINIGKAGRSRWMRKRPTVRGSVMNPNDHPHGGGEGKAPIGRKAPVSPWGQPALGYKTRNKKAKSDKLIVRRRKNK from the coding sequence GTGGCGATTAAAAAGTACAAACCTACCTCAAATGGTCGTCGTAACATGACAGGTTCTGATTTTGCTGAAATCACAACATCAACACCTGAAAAATCATTGTTACAACCATTGAAAAACCATGCTGGACGTAACAACAACGGCCGCATCACTGTACGTCATCAAGGTGGCGGACACAAACGCCAATATCGCGTGATCGACTTCAAACGTAACAAAGATAACGTTGTTGCAACTGTTCAAACGATCGAATATGATCCAAACCGTTCAGCTAACATCGCGTTAGTACACTATGAAGATGGAGTGAAAGCTTACATCTTAGCACCTAAAGGACTAGAAGTGGGTATGAAACTTGTTTCAGGTCCAGAAGCAGATATCAAAGTCGGAAATGCTCTTCCATTAGAAAACATTCCAGTTGGTACTGTTATCCACAACATTGAAATGAAACCTGGTAAAGGTGGACAATTGATCCGTTCTGCTGGTACAAGTGCTCAAGTACTTGGTAAAGAAGGCAAATACGTATTGATCCGCTTGAACTCTGGTGAAGTTCGTATGATCTTAGCTGCATGCCGTGCTACAATCGGTTCTGTAGGTAACGAACAACACGAATTAATCAACATCGGTAAAGCTGGACGCTCTCGTTGGATGCGTAAACGCCCAACTGTACGTGGTAGCGTAATGAACCCTAATGATCACCCACACGGTGGTGGTGAAGGTAAAGCTCCTATCGGACGTAAAGCACCAGTTTCTCCTTGGGGTCAACCAGCTCTTGGTTACAAAACTCGTAACAAAAAAGCTAAATCAGACAAACTTATTGTTCGTCGTCGCAAAAATAAATAA
- the rpsS gene encoding 30S ribosomal protein S19, with the protein MGRSLKKGPFVDEHLMKKVEAQAGVEKKKVIKTWSRRSTVFPSFVGYTIAVYDGRKHVPVYIQEDMVGHKLGEFAPTRTYRGHAADDKKTKR; encoded by the coding sequence ATGGGTCGTAGTTTAAAGAAAGGACCTTTTGTCGATGAGCATTTAATGAAAAAAGTTGAAGCTCAAGCAGGGGTTGAAAAGAAAAAAGTTATCAAAACTTGGTCACGCCGTTCAACAGTTTTCCCAAGTTTTGTTGGATATACCATCGCAGTTTATGATGGACGTAAACATGTACCAGTTTACATCCAAGAAGACATGGTAGGACACAAATTAGGTGAATTTGCACCTACAAGAACTTATCGTGGACATGCTGCTGACGATAAGAAAACGAAACGCTAA
- the rplV gene encoding 50S ribosomal protein L22 — protein sequence MAEQITSAKATAKTVRTSPRKARLVIDLIRGKSVADAISILKFTPNKSAGIIEKVLMSAVANAENNFDLDVENLVVSEAFVNEGPTMKRFRPRAKGSASPINKRTSHITVVVSEK from the coding sequence ATGGCAGAACAAATCACATCAGCTAAAGCAACTGCAAAAACAGTTCGCACTTCACCTCGAAAAGCCCGTTTAGTAATTGACCTTATCAGAGGTAAAAGTGTCGCAGATGCAATTTCAATCTTGAAATTCACACCAAACAAATCTGCTGGAATCATTGAAAAAGTATTGATGTCAGCAGTTGCGAATGCAGAAAATAACTTTGACTTAGATGTTGAAAACTTGGTAGTAAGCGAAGCTTTTGTTAACGAAGGACCTACAATGAAACGTTTCCGTCCTCGTGCAAAAGGATCAGCTTCTCCAATCAACAAACGTACAAGTCATATCACGGTAGTCGTATCAGAAAAATAA
- the rpsC gene encoding 30S ribosomal protein S3: MGQKVHPIGMRVGIIRDWDAKWYAEKEYAEFLHEDLRIRKFISTKLADAAVSTVEIERATGRVNISIHTAKPGMVIGKGGSEVESLRKELNKLTGKRIHINIVEIKKPDLDAKLVGEGIARQLENRVAFRRAQKQAIQRSMRAGAQGIKTQVSGRLNGADIARSEGYSEGTVPLHTLRADIDYAWEEADTTYGKLGVKVWIYRGEILPTKKNTEKGGK; encoded by the coding sequence GTGGGTCAAAAAGTACATCCAATTGGAATGCGTGTAGGCATCATCCGCGACTGGGATGCTAAATGGTATGCTGAAAAAGAGTATGCTGAGTTCTTACACGAAGATTTAAGAATCCGTAAATTTATTTCAACTAAACTTGCTGATGCTGCTGTATCAACAGTTGAAATCGAACGCGCAACAGGTCGCGTAAACATTTCAATTCACACAGCTAAACCAGGTATGGTTATTGGTAAAGGCGGTTCTGAAGTCGAAAGCCTAAGAAAAGAATTAAACAAATTAACTGGTAAAAGAATCCATATCAATATCGTGGAAATCAAAAAACCAGATCTAGATGCAAAATTAGTAGGTGAAGGAATCGCACGTCAATTAGAAAACCGTGTTGCTTTCCGTCGCGCTCAAAAACAAGCCATCCAACGCTCAATGCGTGCTGGCGCTCAAGGGATCAAAACTCAAGTATCTGGTCGTCTAAACGGAGCAGATATCGCTCGTTCAGAAGGATACTCAGAAGGAACTGTTCCTCTTCATACTTTACGTGCGGACATTGATTACGCATGGGAAGAAGCAGATACAACATACGGAAAACTAGGAGTTAAAGTGTGGATCTATCGTGGAGAAATTCTTCCAACTAAAAAAAACACTGAGAAAGGAGGGAAATAA
- the rplP gene encoding 50S ribosomal protein L16, with the protein MLVPKRVKHRREFRGKMRGEAKGGKEVAFGEYGLQAVDSHWITNRQIEAARIAMTRYMKRGGKVWIKIFPHKSYTAKAIGVRMGSGKGAPEGWVAPVKRGKIMFEIAGVPEEVAREALRLASHKLPMKTKIVKREEMGGESNEG; encoded by the coding sequence ATGTTAGTACCTAAACGTGTAAAACACCGTCGTGAATTCCGCGGAAAAATGCGCGGGGAAGCTAAAGGCGGAAAAGAAGTAGCATTCGGTGAATACGGTTTGCAAGCTGTTGATTCACATTGGATCACAAACCGCCAAATCGAAGCTGCTCGTATCGCAATGACTCGTTACATGAAACGTGGTGGGAAAGTATGGATTAAAATTTTCCCTCACAAATCTTATACTGCCAAAGCAATTGGGGTACGTATGGGTTCTGGTAAAGGGGCACCTGAAGGATGGGTTGCACCAGTAAAACGTGGTAAAATCATGTTTGAAATCGCAGGCGTTCCTGAAGAAGTAGCTCGTGAAGCGTTACGTCTAGCTTCTCACAAATTACCAATGAAAACTAAGATCGTAAAACGTGAGGAAATGGGTGGTGAATCGAATGAAGGTTAA
- the rpmC gene encoding 50S ribosomal protein L29: protein MKVKEIRELTTAEMLDQEKQLKEELFNLRFQLATGQLENTARIKEVRKSIARIKTVLREQAK, encoded by the coding sequence ATGAAGGTTAAAGAAATCAGAGAATTAACCACTGCCGAAATGCTTGATCAAGAAAAACAATTAAAAGAAGAATTGTTTAATCTTAGATTCCAATTAGCAACAGGTCAATTAGAAAACACTGCACGTATTAAAGAAGTACGTAAATCGATTGCACGCATCAAAACTGTGTTGCGTGAACAAGCTAAGTAA
- the rpsQ gene encoding 30S ribosomal protein S17 produces MTEGRNQRKVYQGRVVSDKMDKTITVAVETKKNHPIYGKRMNYSKKYKVHDENNTAKVGDIVRIMETRPLSATKRFRLLEVVEEAVII; encoded by the coding sequence ATGACTGAAGGAAGAAATCAACGCAAAGTTTATCAAGGTCGCGTGGTTTCAGACAAAATGGATAAAACAATTACCGTTGCTGTCGAAACAAAGAAAAACCACCCTATCTATGGCAAACGCATGAACTATTCTAAGAAATACAAAGTGCATGATGAAAACAACACAGCAAAAGTTGGCGACATCGTGAGAATTATGGAAACTCGTCCATTATCAGCTACAAAACGTTTCCGTTTGTTGGAAGTAGTCGAAGAAGCAGTTATTATCTAA
- the rplN gene encoding 50S ribosomal protein L14, whose product MIQAESRLKVADNSGAREILTIKVLGGSGRKTANIGDVIVATVKQATPGGVVKKGDVVKAVIVRTKSGARRTDGSYIKFDENAAVIIRDDKSPRGTRIFGPVARELRENNFMKIVSLAPEVL is encoded by the coding sequence GTGATCCAAGCAGAAAGTCGTTTAAAAGTCGCTGATAACTCAGGCGCACGTGAAATTTTGACGATCAAAGTCCTTGGTGGATCTGGTCGTAAAACTGCTAACATCGGTGATGTGATCGTTGCTACGGTTAAACAAGCAACGCCAGGTGGGGTTGTCAAAAAAGGTGACGTCGTTAAAGCCGTTATCGTTCGAACAAAATCAGGAGCTCGTCGTACAGACGGTTCATATATTAAATTTGATGAAAATGCTGCAGTGATTATTCGTGATGATAAAAGCCCTCGTGGAACACGTATCTTTGGGCCAGTTGCACGTGAACTACGTGAAAACAACTTCATGAAGATCGTTTCACTAGCACCAGAAGTTTTATAA
- the rplX gene encoding 50S ribosomal protein L24 has protein sequence MFVKKGDKVKVITGKDKNKEGVVLAAFPKKDKVIVEGVNVVKKHQKPSQAAPQGGIVEMEAPIHVSNVMVVDSTGVAGRVGYKEVDGKKVRVSKKTGEVLDK, from the coding sequence ATGTTTGTTAAAAAAGGCGATAAAGTTAAAGTTATCACTGGAAAAGACAAAAACAAAGAAGGCGTTGTACTAGCAGCGTTCCCGAAAAAAGATAAAGTTATTGTCGAAGGTGTAAATGTCGTTAAAAAACACCAAAAACCTTCTCAAGCTGCTCCTCAAGGTGGAATTGTTGAGATGGAAGCGCCAATTCATGTTTCTAACGTGATGGTGGTTGACTCTACTGGTGTAGCTGGCCGAGTTGGCTACAAAGAAGTAGACGGCAAAAAAGTCCGTGTTTCTAAAAAAACCGGTGAAGTTTTAGATAAATAA
- the rplE gene encoding 50S ribosomal protein L5, which yields MNRLKEKYLKEVTPSLMEKFNYSSVMQTPKVEKIVINMGVGDAVSNAKNLDKAVEELTLITGQKPMITKAKKSIAGFRLREGMPIGAKVTLRGERMYEFLDKLVSVSLPRVRDFHGVSKKAFDGRGNYTLGIKEQLIFPEVDYDLVDKVRGMDIVIVTTANSDEESRELLTQLGMPFQK from the coding sequence ATGAACCGCCTAAAAGAAAAATATCTTAAAGAAGTAACTCCATCATTGATGGAAAAATTTAACTATAGCTCTGTTATGCAAACACCTAAAGTTGAAAAAATCGTCATCAACATGGGTGTTGGTGATGCGGTATCAAACGCTAAAAACTTAGATAAAGCAGTTGAAGAATTAACTTTGATCACTGGTCAAAAACCAATGATTACAAAAGCTAAAAAATCAATCGCTGGATTCCGTTTACGTGAAGGAATGCCAATTGGTGCAAAAGTTACATTGCGCGGAGAAAGAATGTACGAATTCTTAGACAAATTGGTTTCTGTTTCACTACCACGTGTACGTGACTTCCATGGTGTAAGTAAAAAAGCCTTTGACGGTCGTGGAAACTATACTTTAGGTATTAAAGAACAATTGATCTTCCCAGAAGTAGATTATGATTTAGTAGATAAAGTACGTGGTATGGACATCGTTATTGTAACAACAGCAAACTCTGATGAAGAATCTCGTGAGTTGTTGACACAATTAGGCATGCCATTCCAAAAATAA
- a CDS encoding type Z 30S ribosomal protein S14: MAKKSMIAKNKRPAKFSTQAYTRCERCGRPHSVYRKFHLCRICFRELAYKGQIPGVKKASW; this comes from the coding sequence GTGGCTAAAAAATCAATGATTGCTAAAAACAAACGTCCTGCAAAATTTTCAACACAAGCTTATACTCGTTGCGAACGTTGCGGACGTCCACATTCAGTTTATCGTAAGTTCCATCTTTGCCGTATTTGCTTCCGCGAACTTGCCTATAAAGGTCAAATTCCCGGCGTGAAGAAAGCTAGCTGGTAA
- the rpsH gene encoding 30S ribosomal protein S8, whose amino-acid sequence MVMTDPIADFLTRIRNANMVKHESLEVPASKIKRDIAEILKREGFVRDVEYIEDDKQGVIRVFLKFGKNGERVITNLKRISKPGLRAYVKADEVPKVLNGLGIAIISTSEGVVTDKEAREKNIGGEVIAYVW is encoded by the coding sequence ATGGTCATGACAGATCCAATTGCAGATTTTCTAACTCGTATCCGTAACGCAAACATGGTTAAACATGAGTCTTTAGAAGTACCTGCATCAAAAATTAAACGTGACATCGCTGAAATCTTGAAACGTGAAGGTTTCGTTCGTGATGTTGAATACATCGAAGATGACAAACAAGGCGTGATCCGTGTTTTCCTAAAATTTGGTAAAAACGGCGAACGTGTTATCACAAACTTAAAACGTATCTCTAAACCAGGTTTGCGTGCTTATGTCAAAGCTGACGAAGTACCAAAAGTATTGAACGGTTTAGGTATCGCAATCATTTCGACTTCTGAAGGTGTTGTCACTGATAAAGAAGCTCGTGAAAAAAATATCGGCGGCGAAGTTATCGCTTACGTATGGTAA